In one Nitrosarchaeum sp. genomic region, the following are encoded:
- a CDS encoding phosphoribosyltransferase: MNTLSQNVTWTDIERLTELLSKKILESSHFFSSISTVSRGGLIPARLLADHLGIDTILVDKNKISSDSLFVDDIYDSGKTFKKIIQKVTNPSDFVYATLFARTGKKYPKQLVYAQKTKGTEYIVFPWDALEYERFKNHAL; the protein is encoded by the coding sequence ATGAATACTCTTTCACAAAATGTTACTTGGACTGATATTGAGCGATTGACAGAATTGCTTTCTAAAAAAATTTTAGAATCTTCACATTTTTTTTCAAGTATTTCTACAGTTAGTCGTGGTGGTTTAATTCCTGCAAGGTTATTAGCTGATCACTTGGGAATTGATACAATACTTGTGGATAAAAATAAAATTTCTTCGGACTCTCTTTTTGTTGATGATATTTACGATTCTGGAAAAACATTTAAGAAAATAATTCAAAAAGTAACCAATCCTTCTGATTTTGTATATGCTACTTTATTTGCTAGAACCGGCAAAAAATATCCTAAACAATTAGTATATGCTCAAAAAACAAAAGGGACTGAATACATTGTGTTTCCTTGGGATGCACTTGAATATGAAAGATTCAAAAATCATGCATTATAG
- a CDS encoding AbrB/MazE/SpoVT family DNA-binding domain-containing protein gives MSGNYNQFNPSEMFKDWIQKNGRAQAEFMKHFGMLMTNQNTQTFNPLETLREVSDNTRQVQSDMMKNMSSMQNKSMETMFQIGQMLPSFMNWGAYKTTVSSNGRISIPEAERNALGLGEGDLVQVIVLPIAKKSKNKEVKQ, from the coding sequence ATGAGTGGTAATTATAACCAATTCAATCCTTCTGAAATGTTCAAAGATTGGATTCAAAAAAATGGTCGTGCACAAGCTGAATTTATGAAGCATTTTGGCATGTTGATGACAAATCAAAATACACAAACATTCAATCCTTTAGAAACTCTTAGAGAAGTTTCTGATAATACGAGACAAGTTCAATCTGATATGATGAAAAATATGTCCTCTATGCAAAACAAAAGTATGGAGACTATGTTTCAAATCGGTCAAATGCTTCCATCTTTTATGAATTGGGGAGCATACAAAACAACTGTAAGTAGTAATGGAAGAATTTCAATTCCAGAGGCAGAACGTAATGCACTTGGATTAGGTGAGGGCGACTTGGTACAAGTCATAGTCCTTCCAATAGCCAAAAAATCAAAAAATAAGGAGGTGAAACAATGA
- the phaC gene encoding class III poly(R)-hydroxyalkanoic acid synthase subunit PhaC, translated as MKSESKFDPKIIEEMIKFSKHVIDAPKLVSAPDEISLEITPHDVVQEIDKTRLLHYKPLTDKQHKTPLLISYALINRYHILDIQPEKSWVRNLLMQGFDVYMLDWGSPTSMDKYLDFDDYVNGYLDSSVELIKDESSVEKISLQGYCTGATIATAYTALHPESVKNYIATAPVIDGWRDTTVISNLAKHMDVDKMVETIGNMPPEFMYYCFSVLKPFEQGIEKYVNFFKNIENKKFVDNFLRVEKWLGDTPPIPGALFRQWIKDIYQDNLLIQNKMFVGGSHIDLKKINMPIFTQVAVGDHLVSPECSMPLHYAVGSEDKTLKIYPTGHVGMIASSLSQNKVLPELGNWLAERS; from the coding sequence ATGAAAAGTGAGTCAAAATTTGATCCTAAAATCATCGAAGAGATGATAAAATTTAGTAAGCATGTTATAGATGCACCCAAGTTAGTTTCAGCTCCTGATGAAATCAGTCTAGAAATTACACCTCATGATGTAGTTCAAGAAATTGATAAAACAAGACTATTACATTACAAACCACTAACAGATAAACAACATAAAACACCGTTACTAATTTCATATGCGTTAATTAACAGATATCATATTTTAGATATACAACCAGAAAAAAGCTGGGTTAGAAATTTGCTAATGCAGGGATTTGATGTGTATATGCTAGATTGGGGATCTCCAACTAGTATGGACAAATATTTGGATTTTGATGATTATGTTAATGGATATTTAGATAGTAGTGTAGAGTTAATCAAAGACGAATCATCAGTAGAAAAAATATCCCTACAGGGATATTGTACAGGAGCTACAATTGCAACTGCATATACAGCATTACATCCAGAAAGTGTGAAAAACTATATCGCGACAGCACCAGTCATTGATGGATGGAGAGATACCACAGTAATTAGTAATCTTGCAAAGCATATGGACGTAGACAAAATGGTAGAAACTATAGGAAATATGCCTCCTGAATTCATGTATTACTGTTTTTCCGTTCTAAAACCGTTTGAACAGGGAATTGAAAAATATGTCAATTTTTTCAAAAATATAGAGAATAAAAAATTTGTTGATAATTTTCTAAGAGTAGAAAAATGGCTTGGGGACACACCGCCTATTCCAGGTGCTCTTTTCAGACAATGGATTAAGGATATTTATCAAGATAATCTACTAATTCAAAACAAGATGTTTGTTGGTGGAAGTCACATAGATTTGAAGAAGATAAACATGCCAATATTTACACAAGTTGCAGTAGGGGATCACCTAGTATCACCTGAGTGTAGTATGCCACTCCATTATGCGGTAGGAAGTGAGGATAAAACATTGAAAATATACCCAACTGGGCATGTAGGAATGATTGCTAGTTCATTATCTCAAAATAAGGTATTACCAGAGCTAGGAAATTGGCTTGCTGAAAGATCATAA
- a CDS encoding biotin--[acetyl-CoA-carboxylase] ligase: MTYSSYDNQGVVKVLSFLKSHNTEYLSGQDLSDVLRISRVAVWKHIKKIRALGYKIESKQKLGYRLESSTDKLLPWEITSGLKTKTFGKHMYYFDSVDSTQNHAMKIASEAIHGTMIIAEKQTNGKGRIGRKWISPKGGIWLSIILHPKFDMSLITLFPIASALALSNAIEKTLNIKSELKWPNDITINGKKVAGMLVDASIESNKIENMILGVGINYNVEVKQIEKILKDTPNFYGVASLSEYNNTIKPVLLVQSFLLELEEIFNQLNKGDVKKIIRDWTKKSSTIGQNIELITEDEKIKGKALKIDNDGALVISSNKKNKRITSGDIIHIIK; the protein is encoded by the coding sequence ATGACATATAGTTCGTATGATAATCAAGGAGTAGTCAAAGTATTATCATTTCTAAAATCTCACAATACAGAATATCTTTCAGGGCAAGATTTGAGTGACGTATTACGAATAAGTAGAGTTGCTGTTTGGAAACATATTAAAAAAATCAGAGCGTTGGGATATAAAATCGAGTCAAAACAAAAACTAGGATATAGATTAGAATCAAGTACTGATAAATTACTTCCATGGGAGATAACATCAGGATTAAAGACCAAAACGTTTGGAAAACATATGTATTATTTTGATTCGGTTGATTCAACCCAAAACCATGCAATGAAAATAGCATCAGAAGCAATTCATGGTACAATGATCATTGCAGAGAAACAAACTAATGGAAAGGGAAGGATAGGAAGAAAGTGGATTTCGCCTAAAGGAGGAATATGGCTTTCCATAATTCTGCATCCAAAATTCGACATGTCGTTAATCACATTATTTCCAATAGCATCAGCACTTGCATTATCAAACGCAATTGAGAAAACATTAAACATAAAATCTGAATTAAAATGGCCAAACGACATTACAATTAATGGTAAAAAAGTTGCAGGAATGTTAGTTGATGCATCTATAGAATCAAACAAAATTGAAAATATGATTCTTGGAGTAGGAATAAATTATAATGTTGAAGTTAAACAAATTGAAAAAATACTAAAAGATACTCCGAATTTTTACGGAGTTGCATCATTAAGTGAATACAACAATACAATAAAACCAGTTTTACTGGTTCAATCGTTTTTATTAGAATTAGAAGAAATTTTTAATCAATTAAACAAAGGAGATGTTAAAAAAATAATTAGAGATTGGACAAAGAAATCATCTACCATAGGTCAAAATATAGAGCTAATTACAGAAGATGAGAAAATCAAAGGCAAAGCACTCAAAATAGATAATGATGGAGCATTAGTCATATCATCTAATAAAAAAAATAAAAGAATCACATCAGGAGATATAATTCATATTATAAAATAA
- a CDS encoding poly(R)-hydroxyalkanoic acid synthase subunit PhaE translates to MESESQKDVTDYYKHLSLFWTDILHLMSSKPQALTSLGPMRAFASNSKKISTELIQINENLMEFNKYVTEYYKQLAETWNEAQKKVNLKAPDVPHDIEQIESFKRIWIDIFDNDFTELFDSEKFGVNYGKLVSKELELTKNWHNISNVILQAANLPSKEEIDEVYKEIHALKKRVTKLEIELKKKKPSNVEITKNEK, encoded by the coding sequence GTGGAATCAGAATCTCAAAAAGACGTTACAGATTATTATAAACACCTATCCTTATTCTGGACAGATATTCTTCATTTAATGTCCAGTAAGCCTCAAGCCTTGACTTCATTAGGTCCAATGAGAGCTTTTGCTTCAAATTCAAAGAAAATATCAACTGAGCTAATACAGATTAATGAAAACTTGATGGAATTTAACAAATATGTCACAGAATACTATAAGCAATTAGCAGAAACATGGAATGAGGCACAAAAGAAAGTAAATCTAAAAGCTCCGGATGTACCACATGACATTGAGCAAATTGAATCATTTAAAAGAATATGGATAGATATTTTTGATAATGATTTTACAGAATTATTTGATTCTGAAAAATTTGGAGTAAATTATGGAAAATTAGTTTCAAAAGAGCTTGAACTGACAAAAAATTGGCACAACATTTCAAATGTGATATTACAGGCTGCAAATCTTCCAAGCAAAGAGGAGATTGATGAGGTATACAAAGAAATACATGCGCTGAAAAAAAGAGTTACAAAGCTAGAGATTGAATTAAAAAAGAAAAAACCAAGTAACGTGGAGATAACAAAAAATGAAAAGTGA
- a CDS encoding matrixin family metalloprotease, with product MTKIYQNTNHLKIEINYNQSTSETLSIRILCGMLLFISFSVPSFAQTTFDAQSMFKQANEHFSKGEYNQAIVIYDEILEEIPNNISTMKMKAIALSNSGYHDRSLKEFFKILQEKPNDVTSLIGMGVGFGNLGEYQESKYYFKKALNEKPDSIVINNYKEFTDQVIAKYPYIPTEKPMDLRKEGTVQIPEWVKLIAKWWSEKQIEDSEFTSALLFMIENKIIQIPIIETKSVTENKIPDWIRNNASWWAQNIINDHDFVSGIQYMIEKGILVVDIKKSQEEIQKDKEYKYSLFEKYIRNISKNISDEKRYIEYPNPSGDVIKKFLRDYTKWNFEEEAKTAASNFPDPTYEIVDGTYIVNYKVFINEQPSGLPLNHVSTLKNSFGFWEKQELSSEGNKVKIIFEITTQKHEANVWVTWVVRNIGEGVLGHAHLGKGVVEVTLGDYNCDGRFQLYDVKTVETIMTHELGHSIGLTHVSDPNNIMYPSLKPNYAYCLLG from the coding sequence ATGACAAAAATATATCAAAATACAAATCATCTCAAAATAGAAATAAATTATAACCAAAGTACATCAGAGACATTGTCAATACGCATACTATGTGGAATGTTATTATTTATCAGTTTTTCAGTTCCATCATTTGCTCAAACTACATTTGATGCACAATCAATGTTCAAACAAGCTAATGAACACTTTTCAAAAGGAGAATATAACCAAGCAATTGTAATTTATGATGAAATTTTAGAAGAGATTCCAAATAACATATCCACAATGAAGATGAAGGCCATTGCACTAAGCAATTCAGGATATCATGACAGATCACTTAAAGAATTCTTCAAGATTCTTCAGGAAAAACCAAATGATGTAACTTCACTCATTGGCATGGGTGTTGGTTTTGGAAATTTAGGGGAATATCAAGAATCAAAATATTATTTTAAAAAAGCATTAAATGAAAAACCGGACAGCATTGTAATTAATAATTATAAAGAATTCACAGACCAGGTAATTGCAAAATACCCATACATACCAACAGAAAAGCCTATGGATCTTCGAAAAGAAGGAACAGTTCAAATTCCAGAATGGGTCAAATTAATTGCAAAATGGTGGTCAGAAAAGCAAATTGAAGATTCAGAATTCACATCAGCATTATTATTTATGATTGAAAACAAAATAATACAAATTCCAATCATTGAAACAAAATCAGTAACAGAGAATAAAATACCAGACTGGATAAGAAACAACGCTTCATGGTGGGCTCAAAATATAATAAATGATCATGATTTTGTTTCAGGAATTCAATACATGATAGAAAAAGGCATCTTAGTTGTAGACATTAAAAAATCACAAGAAGAAATTCAAAAAGATAAAGAATACAAATATAGTTTGTTTGAAAAATATATTCGTAATATTTCAAAAAATATTTCAGATGAAAAAAGATACATTGAATATCCAAATCCAAGCGGAGATGTAATAAAAAAATTCCTCAGAGATTATACAAAATGGAATTTTGAAGAAGAAGCAAAGACCGCTGCCAGTAATTTTCCAGATCCAACATATGAGATAGTCGACGGAACATATATTGTAAATTACAAAGTCTTCATTAATGAACAACCATCAGGATTACCATTAAATCATGTAAGTACATTAAAAAATTCTTTCGGATTTTGGGAAAAACAGGAATTAAGTTCTGAAGGAAATAAAGTTAAAATAATTTTTGAAATTACTACTCAGAAACATGAAGCAAATGTTTGGGTTACATGGGTAGTACGCAATATTGGAGAAGGAGTATTAGGCCATGCACATCTAGGAAAAGGAGTTGTAGAAGTAACATTAGGCGATTATAATTGTGATGGAAGATTTCAACTGTATGATGTTAAAACAGTTGAAACTATTATGACACATGAGTTGGGTCATTCGATAGGATTGACACATGTTTCTGATCCAAACAATATCATGTATCCATCATTAAAACCAAATTATGCATATTGTCTATTAGGATGA
- a CDS encoding TFIIB-type zinc ribbon-containing protein, producing MLKSTTVSGPKCPSCGDRKMVTDETTGELFCGRCGFVVTDKISDTGAEWRSFTNDDTNRARTGAGTSLTMHDMGLSTVIGAANKDSTGKPLTSSMKSSIERLRTWDSRSQAHSSADRNLRQALNEMGKLKDKLALTDAVVEKAAYIYRKAMEKKLVRGRSIQGLVAACLYAACRNTETPRTLDDVANGINIRRKDVARCYRLIFRELELKMPVVDPVKGVSRIASIAELSEKSKRKAVEILEQAKKIGMVAGKDPMGIAAAALYLACISTGEVKSQKDISIASGVTEVTIRNRCAGLRKMLQN from the coding sequence ATGCTTAAGAGTACAACGGTGTCTGGGCCTAAATGTCCTTCGTGTGGAGATAGAAAAATGGTTACTGATGAAACCACGGGAGAATTATTTTGTGGCAGATGTGGTTTTGTAGTTACGGATAAAATTTCAGATACTGGTGCAGAGTGGCGTTCATTTACAAATGACGACACAAATAGAGCTAGAACCGGAGCTGGAACATCATTGACAATGCATGACATGGGATTATCAACAGTTATCGGAGCTGCAAACAAAGATTCTACCGGAAAACCTTTAACATCATCGATGAAAAGTTCAATCGAAAGATTACGAACTTGGGACAGTAGATCACAAGCTCATTCTTCTGCAGATAGAAATCTAAGACAGGCATTAAATGAGATGGGAAAATTAAAAGACAAACTTGCATTAACTGACGCAGTAGTTGAAAAAGCTGCATACATTTACCGAAAGGCCATGGAAAAAAAATTGGTAAGAGGCCGTTCAATTCAAGGATTAGTTGCAGCTTGTCTTTATGCAGCATGTAGAAATACAGAGACCCCTAGAACATTAGACGACGTTGCAAATGGCATCAACATTAGAAGAAAGGATGTTGCAAGATGCTATAGGTTAATTTTTAGAGAATTGGAGCTAAAAATGCCAGTGGTTGATCCAGTTAAAGGAGTATCAAGAATTGCAAGTATTGCAGAATTAAGTGAAAAAAGTAAACGAAAAGCAGTAGAAATTTTAGAACAAGCAAAAAAAATAGGCATGGTGGCGGGAAAAGACCCAATGGGAATAGCTGCTGCTGCACTGTATTTAGCATGTATTAGCACAGGGGAGGTAAAATCTCAAAAAGATATTTCAATTGCATCAGGAGTTACTGAAGTAACAATCAGAAATAGATGCGCAGGTTTAAGAAAAATGCTTCAAAACTAG
- a CDS encoding universal stress protein yields the protein MIDEKIKKILVPLDGSKNSIRALEMAISIAKQFEATIIGAYSMNVQSRSEFRTTPTVSKEWKNEAKKILDNAKKIALQNNVDFKEKMMTGNIGYNLIKLAHDKKENFSLVVMGSRGRSAVKELFLGSVSNYVIHTSKIPVLIVK from the coding sequence ATGATAGATGAAAAAATCAAGAAAATTCTTGTTCCATTAGACGGTTCAAAAAATTCTATACGAGCACTTGAAATGGCAATATCCATAGCAAAACAGTTTGAGGCTACAATTATAGGAGCATATTCAATGAATGTTCAATCACGTTCTGAGTTTCGAACAACACCCACAGTTAGTAAGGAGTGGAAAAACGAGGCAAAAAAAATTCTAGATAATGCTAAAAAAATAGCATTACAAAATAATGTAGATTTTAAAGAAAAAATGATGACAGGAAACATAGGATACAATCTCATAAAATTGGCGCATGATAAAAAAGAAAATTTCAGTCTAGTCGTAATGGGATCCAGAGGAAGAAGTGCAGTAAAAGAATTATTCTTAGGAAGTGTTTCAAACTATGTCATCCATACATCAAAAATTCCAGTACTTATTGTGAAATAA
- a CDS encoding redox-regulated ATPase YchF, protein MPIKLGLIGKTNTGKTTFYNAATLSSEEISSYPFTTKKPVSGVAHAITLCVHPEFKIQDNPNNSKCVEGWRYIPVELIDLPGLIKDAWKGKGLGNQFLSIAAQSDALLHVVDASGGIDSSGKITEVGSGDPISDFADIEEELILWYHKILEGNRDKVSKSIRTGSSIVDAITDLYRGIGVNPIHVKDSLLTLGLSDKEFDNFDMVDTKKLASYIRKISKPTLIVANKIDVEGADKNFARLRERFNDSIVIPVSGDSEFSLRRAEQKGLIKYSPGSEQFEIIKSEDLNEKQVNALDFIKKGIMGEYMRTGVQFAINVAVFKLLKMNSIYPVADEKLLADKKGRVLPDLILLKAGATIADLAKEIHTDLTKGLLYGKDLRYNLRLPVDYQLRDRDVVSLVSASKK, encoded by the coding sequence ATGCCAATTAAACTTGGACTAATAGGTAAAACAAACACTGGCAAAACAACTTTTTACAATGCTGCCACTTTGTCGTCTGAAGAAATATCGTCTTATCCATTTACAACAAAAAAACCTGTTTCTGGTGTTGCACATGCAATTACTTTATGTGTTCATCCAGAGTTTAAAATACAAGATAATCCAAATAATTCAAAATGTGTTGAAGGATGGAGATACATCCCAGTCGAATTAATTGATTTGCCTGGTCTTATCAAAGATGCATGGAAAGGAAAAGGATTAGGGAATCAATTTCTTTCAATTGCCGCTCAATCAGATGCATTACTTCATGTTGTTGATGCATCTGGCGGTATAGACTCATCTGGAAAAATCACAGAAGTTGGTAGTGGTGATCCGATATCTGATTTTGCAGATATCGAAGAGGAATTAATTTTATGGTATCATAAAATTTTAGAAGGAAATCGAGATAAAGTATCAAAGTCAATTCGAACAGGTTCAAGTATTGTAGATGCAATCACTGATCTTTATCGTGGAATTGGTGTTAATCCTATTCATGTAAAAGATTCATTATTGACACTTGGATTGAGTGATAAGGAATTTGATAATTTTGATATGGTTGATACAAAAAAACTTGCGTCATATATTAGAAAAATTTCAAAACCTACACTCATTGTTGCAAATAAAATTGATGTGGAAGGTGCAGACAAAAATTTTGCTAGATTGCGAGAACGATTCAATGATTCTATTGTAATTCCTGTTAGCGGAGATAGTGAATTTAGTTTAAGAAGAGCTGAACAAAAGGGATTGATCAAATATTCTCCCGGTTCTGAACAATTTGAAATAATAAAATCAGAAGATCTTAATGAAAAACAGGTAAATGCTTTGGATTTTATTAAAAAAGGGATAATGGGTGAGTATATGCGAACTGGCGTTCAATTTGCAATTAATGTTGCCGTATTCAAACTACTGAAGATGAATTCTATTTATCCCGTGGCTGATGAGAAACTTTTAGCTGATAAAAAAGGGCGTGTTTTACCTGACTTGATATTGCTCAAGGCTGGTGCAACAATTGCTGATCTAGCAAAAGAAATTCACACAGATCTGACAAAAGGACTCCTATATGGAAAAGACTTGAGATACAACTTACGACTGCCTGTGGACTATCAACTCCGAGATAGGGATGTGGTCTCTTTGGTTAGTGCATCAAAAAAATGA
- a CDS encoding CoA-binding protein codes for MECDSYTDDEIRDILSLKRVAVIGISKNEHKAAHYVPKYLSENGFNIIPINPTADEILGKKCFSTISEVVDDVDIIDVFRPSDQVLPVVKEAIKKKPKVIWLQEGIHNVEAEKLARDNGIKIVFNRCMLAEHQRLS; via the coding sequence ATGGAGTGTGATTCTTACACCGATGATGAAATAAGAGATATTCTTTCATTGAAGCGTGTTGCAGTAATTGGTATATCTAAAAATGAACATAAGGCTGCACATTATGTTCCAAAATATCTGTCTGAAAATGGATTTAATATAATTCCAATAAACCCTACGGCTGATGAGATTTTAGGTAAAAAATGTTTTAGTACAATTTCTGAAGTTGTTGATGATGTTGATATCATTGATGTGTTTAGACCATCTGATCAAGTACTTCCAGTAGTCAAAGAAGCTATAAAGAAAAAACCTAAGGTGATTTGGCTTCAAGAAGGAATTCATAATGTTGAAGCAGAAAAATTGGCTAGAGATAATGGCATAAAAATTGTATTTAATAGGTGTATGTTAGCAGAACATCAGAGATTGTCTTAA
- a CDS encoding DUF6659 family protein, with amino-acid sequence MASVEELEQTCQKIIQLDPLLRSARIINSRGHLVTGGMKKGMHSLESQKQDEMMFMELALRVRMRHEFDKEFGEVHFSMSYRDKVIVMSFPLANDDVLLVSSEKEANFSKYAFNILEIIEPLKKPVMGTF; translated from the coding sequence GTGGCTAGTGTTGAAGAACTAGAACAAACATGTCAAAAAATTATTCAATTGGACCCCCTTCTTAGGTCTGCTAGAATAATCAATAGTCGAGGTCATCTTGTTACAGGGGGAATGAAAAAGGGAATGCACTCATTAGAATCTCAAAAACAAGATGAAATGATGTTCATGGAACTTGCACTTAGAGTTCGCATGAGGCATGAGTTTGATAAAGAATTTGGTGAAGTTCATTTTTCAATGTCTTATCGAGATAAGGTAATTGTGATGAGTTTTCCATTAGCAAACGATGATGTTTTGTTAGTATCTTCTGAAAAGGAAGCAAATTTCAGTAAATACGCATTTAATATCCTTGAGATTATTGAGCCTCTAAAAAAACCGGTAATGGGTACTTTTTAA
- a CDS encoding alpha/beta hydrolase has protein sequence MKENFIQVDGNKIRYLESGDSKHVLVLIHGLGASAERWNKVIPIFAKQYRVIVPDLIGYGYSDKPVADYTPDFFSSFLEKFFIALKITRPIIIGSSLGGQIAANYASIHPNEVEKLILVSPAGSMKQSTPALDAYIMAALYPNDESAKNVFELMESSGHEADTQIIQGFIERMKLPNAKLAFMSTVLGLKNSEVITTKLNSISCPTLIIWGSKDPVIPIQYADNFLSNIKDCRFFRMDNCGHTPYVQDPETFSSSVLEFLS, from the coding sequence ATGAAAGAAAATTTCATACAGGTTGATGGTAACAAAATTAGGTATCTAGAATCTGGAGATTCTAAACATGTTTTGGTATTGATCCATGGATTAGGTGCGTCAGCTGAACGATGGAATAAAGTAATTCCAATTTTTGCAAAACAATATCGTGTGATTGTTCCTGATCTGATCGGCTATGGTTATAGTGATAAACCTGTTGCAGATTATACCCCTGATTTTTTTTCCTCTTTTCTTGAAAAATTTTTTATCGCTTTGAAAATTACACGTCCAATTATAATTGGCTCTTCATTAGGTGGCCAAATTGCAGCTAATTATGCATCTATACATCCAAATGAAGTTGAAAAATTAATTCTTGTATCTCCTGCTGGTTCAATGAAACAATCTACCCCCGCATTAGATGCTTACATAATGGCCGCATTATACCCAAACGATGAAAGTGCAAAAAATGTATTTGAGTTAATGGAATCATCTGGTCATGAAGCCGACACCCAAATTATTCAAGGTTTTATTGAAAGAATGAAACTACCAAATGCAAAACTAGCTTTCATGTCTACTGTTTTAGGATTGAAAAATTCTGAAGTTATAACCACTAAATTAAATTCCATTTCATGTCCTACTCTTATTATCTGGGGGTCAAAAGATCCAGTGATCCCGATTCAATATGCTGATAATTTTCTCTCAAATATCAAAGATTGTAGGTTTTTTAGAATGGATAACTGCGGCCATACTCCATATGTTCAAGATCCTGAAACTTTTTCCTCATCTGTTCTGGAGTTTCTTTCTTAG